A window of Polaribacter litorisediminis contains these coding sequences:
- a CDS encoding CDP-alcohol phosphatidyltransferase family protein — protein sequence MNLKKHIPNLLTLGNLFCGTIATVFAVEGDFIMAGLFVVIGILFDFLDGFVARLLKVSGELGKQLDSLADMVTSGVVPGVIMFNLLSESGSFSTLAERTEAMMWIGFKFAPVQFIGLFLTLGACYRLAKFNLDTRQSDSFIGLPTPAMSLFVISLPLIHEYSDIEFVSNLMSNHYFLSIVTLVLTYLMNAEIPLFSLKFKDYSLQKNWIIYLFLISSTLLIFIFSYLSIPIIIILYVVLSVFKNLTSKG from the coding sequence ATGAACTTAAAAAAACACATTCCGAATTTATTAACATTAGGCAATCTTTTTTGCGGAACTATCGCAACAGTGTTTGCTGTTGAAGGCGATTTTATAATGGCTGGTTTGTTTGTAGTGATCGGCATTTTATTTGATTTTTTAGACGGGTTCGTAGCGCGTTTGTTAAAAGTTTCTGGAGAATTAGGCAAACAATTAGATTCTTTGGCAGATATGGTTACTAGTGGTGTGGTGCCAGGTGTTATCATGTTTAATTTATTATCAGAAAGTGGTAGTTTTAGTACTTTGGCAGAGCGTACAGAAGCGATGATGTGGATAGGATTTAAATTCGCGCCAGTTCAATTTATAGGTTTATTTTTAACTTTAGGAGCTTGTTATAGATTGGCTAAATTTAATTTAGACACCAGACAATCTGACTCTTTTATAGGGTTGCCAACACCAGCAATGAGCTTATTTGTGATTTCTCTGCCGCTAATTCATGAATATTCGGATATAGAATTTGTTAGTAATTTAATGAGTAATCATTATTTTTTAAGCATAGTTACGTTGGTTTTAACCTATTTAATGAATGCAGAAATTCCCCTTTTTTCCTTAAAATTTAAAGACTATTCTCTTCAAAAAAACTGGATTATTTATTTGTTTTTAATTTCTTCAACACTGTTAATATTTATATTTAGTTATCTCTCGATTCCTATAATTATTATTTTATATGTAGTTTTGTCTGTATTCAAAAATTTGACGTCCAAAGGTTAA
- a CDS encoding YheT family hydrolase, with product MPVFESNFLPTIPFRNGHFNTMYRPLFMKDKAVYQRKRIKTWDHDFFDLDFSCVGSETLALLIHGLEGSSESRYMASHTNYLNSKGIDTVCFNLRGCSGEDNLLLSTYHSGKTEDVDFVVKYLLKNYSYKNIIIVGFSLGGNLTLKYLGEQGEALSPVVKGGIASSVPIDIASAELEMDKLKNKLYMEMFFKTMKNKILEKAHKFPEYQLDKDKLFKATKFRHLEHLYSVPVFGFDSPEDYWEKASSKPYLSKIIRPTLLINAKDDTFLSRQCFPFEEAENSEFFFFEETKFGGHVGFMTSFKPQENRWLEHRITRFIKENIGIDIA from the coding sequence ATGCCTGTTTTCGAATCTAACTTCTTACCCACCATTCCTTTTAGAAATGGTCATTTTAATACCATGTACAGACCGCTTTTTATGAAAGACAAAGCTGTTTACCAAAGAAAAAGAATTAAAACTTGGGATCATGATTTTTTTGATTTAGATTTTTCTTGTGTCGGTTCAGAAACTTTGGCGCTGCTAATTCATGGTTTAGAGGGCAGTTCTGAATCTAGATACATGGCATCCCACACAAATTATTTAAATTCGAAAGGAATCGATACCGTTTGTTTTAATTTAAGGGGCTGCAGCGGTGAAGATAATTTACTACTTTCTACTTATCATAGCGGAAAAACAGAAGATGTAGATTTTGTTGTAAAATATCTTTTAAAAAATTACAGCTATAAAAACATCATCATTGTCGGTTTTAGTCTAGGCGGAAATTTAACGCTAAAATATTTGGGTGAACAAGGAGAGGCTTTATCCCCAGTCGTAAAAGGAGGAATTGCATCTTCCGTACCTATAGATATTGCGAGCGCCGAATTAGAAATGGATAAACTAAAAAATAAGTTATACATGGAAATGTTTTTTAAAACCATGAAAAACAAAATTTTAGAGAAAGCGCATAAATTCCCTGAATATCAATTAGATAAAGACAAATTATTCAAAGCTACTAAATTTAGACATTTAGAACATTTGTATAGCGTACCTGTTTTTGGTTTTGATAGCCCAGAAGATTATTGGGAAAAAGCAAGTTCCAAACCGTATTTATCAAAAATTATACGTCCAACTTTGCTCATAAATGCCAAAGATGATACTTTTTTATCTCGACAATGTTTTCCTTTTGAAGAAGCCGAAAATTCTGAATTCTTTTTTTTCGAAGAAACCAAATTTGGCGGACATGTTGGCTTTATGACCTCTTTTAAACCTCAAGAGAATAGATGGCTAGAACACAGAATTACCCGTTTTATAAAAGAAAATATAGGGATTGATATTGCCTAA
- a CDS encoding PorV/PorQ family protein: MKYKIILLLFVFPLFLNAQAFRNYSNEFLNIGVDAAALGMSKAVVATTNNVNAIYWNPAGLVGIEDYQGSLMHASYFAGIANYNHAAFAMPIDRESAIGISIIRFGVDDILNTTELIDNDGNIDFNRISLFSAADYAFNIAYARNLIFKDLKFGVNAKVVRRIIGDFASSWGFGFDAGLQFERNNWKFGLMARDITTTFNSWAINEEEFNKIRDAIPGQNQELPETTELTKPKLQLGVAKNFRIGKLFNLQTEVDLNIRFEQTNDVFSSEAGSIGPALGFQLDYDQLVYLRLGVGNFQYITEFNDAKSLSAQPNFGLGFHYKGIRIDYALTNIGSVGNALFSNIFSITFDYSFFRP; the protein is encoded by the coding sequence TTGAAATATAAAATTATACTCCTTTTATTCGTTTTTCCACTATTTTTAAATGCACAAGCATTCAGAAATTACTCAAATGAATTTTTAAATATTGGGGTTGATGCTGCTGCCTTGGGAATGAGTAAAGCTGTGGTTGCTACTACCAATAACGTAAATGCAATTTACTGGAATCCAGCTGGTTTAGTGGGCATTGAAGATTATCAAGGTTCTTTAATGCATGCTTCTTATTTTGCAGGAATCGCAAATTATAATCACGCTGCCTTTGCCATGCCCATTGATCGAGAAAGTGCCATTGGTATTTCTATAATTCGATTTGGAGTTGATGATATTCTAAATACAACAGAACTTATTGATAATGATGGAAACATCGATTTTAATAGAATTAGTCTTTTCTCTGCAGCCGATTATGCTTTTAATATTGCCTATGCCCGAAATTTAATTTTTAAGGATCTTAAGTTTGGCGTCAATGCAAAAGTTGTGAGAAGAATAATTGGCGATTTTGCATCTTCATGGGGTTTTGGCTTTGATGCCGGTCTACAATTTGAAAGAAATAACTGGAAGTTTGGCTTAATGGCTCGAGACATTACCACAACATTTAATAGCTGGGCAATTAACGAAGAGGAATTTAACAAAATTAGAGATGCCATTCCTGGTCAAAATCAAGAATTACCTGAAACTACGGAGCTTACCAAACCAAAATTGCAGTTAGGTGTTGCCAAAAACTTTAGAATAGGAAAACTTTTCAACTTGCAAACAGAAGTAGATTTAAACATTCGTTTTGAACAAACCAATGACGTTTTTTCATCCGAAGCTGGTAGTATAGGTCCTGCGCTTGGTTTTCAATTAGATTACGATCAATTAGTTTATCTGCGTTTAGGAGTTGGTAATTTTCAATATATCACAGAATTTAATGATGCTAAATCGCTCTCAGCACAACCAAATTTTGGTCTAGGCTTTCACTATAAAGGGATTCGAATAGATTATGCTTTAACAAATATCGGCAGTGTTGGTAATGCTCTATTTTCTAATATTTTTTCCATCACTTTCGATTATAGTTTCTTTAGACCTTAA
- a CDS encoding lipoprotein N-acyltransferase Lnb domain-containing protein, translated as MQKKYSILLFFLLFITSLQAQIKLSVYSEISMVTAGPGTELYEAFGHSAIRIKDPVLRLDLIYNYGMFDFNAPNFYSNFTKGKLLYLLARYDFKYFLASYNKDKRWVKQQVLNLDQQQKQAFFAYLENNALPENATYLYDPYFNNCATKLRDITTTILGDKVKFSDHHIDTNQSFRQLMDKEIPWNTWGSFGINLALGSKLDAKANFTQYMYLPDYVYTIFKNSTVYVKNQPKKIVKREDILLDFKELEQEIAILNPFLIFSTISLIGIFFTFRDFKKKKRTKWIDFALLFTTGIIGILITFLWFFTNHSTTPNNFNVLWAFAPNISIAFLMLKEHPKKWLSTYFKFLGVLLMFIPILWLLKIQLFPISIIPFLLFLFFRYLFLSKKLN; from the coding sequence ATGCAAAAAAAATACTCAATTCTCCTCTTTTTTTTACTATTCATAACATCGCTACAGGCACAAATAAAACTTTCTGTGTATTCAGAAATTAGCATGGTAACAGCAGGGCCAGGAACTGAATTATACGAAGCATTTGGTCATAGTGCCATTAGAATTAAAGATCCTGTTTTACGTTTAGATTTAATTTATAATTATGGAATGTTCGATTTTAACGCTCCTAATTTTTATTCAAATTTTACCAAAGGAAAATTACTTTACTTGCTTGCTAGATACGATTTCAAGTATTTTTTAGCCAGTTATAATAAAGACAAACGCTGGGTAAAACAACAAGTTTTAAACTTAGATCAGCAGCAAAAACAAGCGTTTTTTGCATATTTAGAAAACAATGCATTGCCAGAAAATGCTACCTATTTATATGATCCCTATTTTAATAATTGTGCCACAAAATTAAGAGACATCACCACAACTATTTTAGGCGATAAGGTAAAATTTAGTGATCATCATATTGATACAAACCAATCTTTTAGACAATTAATGGACAAAGAAATTCCTTGGAATACTTGGGGAAGTTTTGGTATTAACTTGGCTTTAGGAAGTAAATTAGATGCAAAAGCAAACTTTACACAATATATGTATTTACCTGATTATGTGTATACTATTTTCAAAAACAGCACTGTCTATGTAAAAAATCAACCAAAAAAAATCGTAAAAAGAGAAGATATCTTATTAGATTTTAAAGAATTAGAGCAAGAAATTGCAATCTTAAATCCGTTTTTAATTTTTAGTACTATTTCTTTGATTGGTATTTTTTTTACTTTTAGGGATTTCAAAAAGAAAAAGAGAACAAAATGGATTGATTTTGCATTACTTTTTACAACAGGTATTATTGGCATTTTAATCACCTTTCTGTGGTTTTTTACAAATCACTCCACAACGCCAAATAATTTTAATGTTTTATGGGCATTTGCCCCAAACATAAGCATCGCATTTTTAATGCTGAAAGAGCATCCAAAAAAATGGCTCTCCACCTACTTTAAATTTTTAGGGGTTCTTTTGATGTTCATTCCGATTCTTTGGCTTTTAAAAATTCAATTGTTCCCAATTTCAATAATTCCATTCTTACTATTCCTTTTTTTTAGATACCTCTTTTTATCAAAAAAACTGAATTAA
- a CDS encoding GNAT family N-acetyltransferase: protein MINNENLQIIAYQKVYAKDFYDLNVAWLKKYFYVEPYDEKVLSNPKEYVLDPGGFIFFAKYNHKIVGVVALINQKTFFELSKMAVSSEYQGLKIGQKLVAFCIEFAKNKAWKSITLYSHRSLVPAINLYKKIGFIEIELEKEVHYERANIKMFLEL from the coding sequence ATGATAAACAATGAGAATTTACAAATTATAGCATATCAAAAAGTGTATGCAAAAGATTTTTACGATTTAAATGTCGCTTGGTTAAAAAAATATTTCTATGTAGAACCTTATGACGAAAAGGTATTAAGCAATCCAAAAGAGTATGTACTTGATCCTGGTGGCTTTATCTTTTTTGCAAAATATAACCATAAAATAGTCGGAGTTGTGGCACTTATCAACCAAAAAACTTTTTTTGAATTGAGTAAAATGGCAGTTTCCTCAGAATATCAAGGTTTAAAAATTGGTCAAAAATTAGTTGCTTTCTGCATCGAATTTGCAAAAAATAAAGCATGGAAAAGCATTACTTTATATTCTCATAGATCTTTGGTACCTGCAATTAATTTGTATAAAAAAATAGGTTTTATTGAAATTGAATTAGAAAAAGAGGTGCATTACGAAAGAGCAAATATCAAAATGTTTTTAGAACTTTAA
- the aroQ gene encoding type II 3-dehydroquinate dehydratase has protein sequence MKLFIINGPNLNLLGKREPEIYGSKTFEDFFSDLALKFKNVELSYFQSNIEGEIIDKLHEVGFDYDGIILNAAAYTHTSVGIGDAVKGITTPVVEVHISNIHAREAFRQHSYIAPSAKGVLFGFGLKGYELAIQSFL, from the coding sequence ATGAAACTATTTATTATAAACGGTCCAAACCTAAATTTATTAGGAAAACGAGAACCAGAAATTTATGGTTCTAAAACTTTTGAAGATTTTTTTAGTGATCTTGCACTAAAGTTTAAGAATGTGGAATTGTCTTATTTTCAATCGAATATTGAAGGTGAAATTATTGATAAATTACACGAAGTTGGTTTTGATTATGACGGCATTATTTTAAATGCAGCAGCCTACACACATACTTCTGTAGGTATTGGAGATGCTGTAAAAGGAATTACAACGCCCGTTGTGGAGGTTCATATTTCAAATATTCACGCTCGTGAAGCGTTTAGGCAACATAGCTATATTGCTCCTTCCGCAAAAGGCGTTTTATTTGGTTTTGGTTTAAAAGGATATGAATTAGCAATTCAGAGTTTTTTATAA
- the xerD gene encoding site-specific tyrosine recombinase XerD, producing MKWQHAIRDYQLYLKIERGLSQNTLDSYTRDLEKLTLFLDENDINCSAISIDEVTIQQFIYEVAKKVNPRSQARIISGLRSFFDYLVFEDYRETNPTDLIETPKIGRKLPDTLSEDEINELISAIDLSHPQGERNRTIIETMYSCGLRVSELITLKISDLFFDEGFIKVTGKGNKERYVPIHYTAQKYISMYIHEIRTHLKPIKNFEDTLFLNRRGKGLTRQMIFTILKDLSVKINLKKKISPHTLRHSFATHLLKNGADLRAIQQMLGHESITTTEVYVHLNTSYLKEVLETYHPRKRLN from the coding sequence ATGAAATGGCAACACGCAATTAGAGATTATCAATTATATTTAAAGATTGAAAGAGGTTTATCTCAAAATACCCTAGATAGTTACACTAGAGATTTAGAAAAACTTACGCTTTTTCTCGACGAAAATGACATCAATTGTTCTGCTATTTCTATTGATGAAGTTACAATTCAGCAATTTATTTATGAGGTTGCAAAAAAAGTAAATCCTAGAAGTCAGGCAAGAATTATTTCTGGATTGCGCAGTTTTTTTGATTATTTAGTGTTTGAAGATTATAGAGAAACAAATCCTACAGATTTAATTGAAACACCAAAAATCGGAAGAAAATTACCGGATACTTTATCCGAAGATGAAATTAATGAACTCATTTCAGCCATCGATTTAAGCCATCCTCAAGGCGAAAGAAACAGAACGATTATAGAAACTATGTATAGCTGTGGTTTAAGAGTTAGTGAACTCATCACCTTAAAAATATCAGATTTATTTTTTGACGAAGGTTTTATAAAAGTAACGGGCAAAGGAAATAAGGAACGTTATGTACCCATTCATTACACCGCTCAAAAATATATTTCTATGTATATTCATGAAATTAGAACGCATCTAAAACCTATTAAAAATTTTGAGGACACCTTGTTTTTAAATAGAAGAGGCAAAGGTTTAACACGACAAATGATTTTCACTATTTTAAAAGACTTATCGGTTAAAATTAACTTAAAGAAAAAAATAAGTCCGCATACATTAAGACATTCTTTTGCAACTCATTTATTGAAAAATGGTGCCGATTTAAGAGCAATTCAACAAATGTTAGGGCACGAGAGTATTACTACTACAGAAGTTTATGTGCATTTAAATACAAGTTATTTAAAAGAAGTCTTGGAGACGTATCATCCCAGAAAAAGATTAAATTAA
- the rny gene encoding ribonuclease Y, whose protein sequence is MDVMILPIVLGVIVGIVIGFSIFKSIEKSKGKKMLNGVRKEAATILKEAKIDAESVKKDKILQAKEKFIELKSEHEKVILAREKKISDVEKRIRDRESKVASEFDKNKRLNQSLAQKEKDYNFKLDFLEKKEEDLDKMHTRHVDMLEQISGLSAEEAKKELVASLKDKAKAEAMAFVQTSIEESKLTAEQEARKVILGTIQRVGVEQAVENCVSVFNLESDDVKGRIIGREGRNIRALEAATGVEIIVDDTPEAIILSCFDPVRREIARLAMHKLVTDGRIHPARIEEVVKKTEKQITQEIIEVGKRTVIDLGIHGLHPELIKTVGRMKYRSSYGQNLLQHSREVSNLCGIMASEMGLNAKLAKRAGLLHDIGKVPDAESELPHALLGMQWAEKYGEKEEVCNAIGAHHDEIEMKSLLSPIVQVCDAISGARPGARRQVLDSYIQRLKDLEEIAFGFTGVQKAYAIQAGRELRVMVESGKVNDTKAAELSFSISQKIQNDMTYPGQVKVTVIRETRAVNVAK, encoded by the coding sequence ATGGATGTAATGATACTTCCCATTGTTTTGGGAGTTATAGTAGGTATAGTAATAGGTTTTTCAATCTTCAAGTCTATTGAAAAATCGAAAGGTAAAAAAATGTTAAACGGCGTAAGAAAAGAGGCGGCCACAATTTTAAAAGAAGCAAAAATTGATGCAGAATCAGTTAAAAAAGATAAAATTTTACAAGCAAAAGAAAAGTTTATAGAATTGAAATCTGAACATGAAAAAGTAATTTTAGCAAGAGAAAAAAAGATTTCTGATGTTGAAAAAAGAATTAGAGATAGAGAATCTAAAGTCGCTTCAGAATTTGATAAAAACAAACGACTAAATCAATCTCTTGCTCAAAAAGAAAAAGACTATAATTTTAAATTAGATTTTTTAGAAAAGAAAGAAGAAGATCTAGATAAAATGCACACACGTCATGTAGACATGTTAGAGCAAATTTCTGGTCTATCTGCCGAAGAAGCTAAAAAAGAACTGGTAGCCTCTTTAAAAGATAAAGCAAAAGCTGAAGCAATGGCCTTTGTTCAAACGTCTATAGAAGAGTCAAAATTAACTGCAGAACAAGAAGCAAGAAAAGTCATTTTAGGAACGATTCAAAGAGTAGGCGTAGAGCAAGCTGTAGAGAATTGTGTTTCTGTATTTAATTTAGAGTCTGATGATGTAAAAGGAAGAATCATTGGACGAGAAGGACGAAATATTAGAGCTTTAGAAGCTGCAACTGGTGTAGAAATTATTGTTGATGATACACCTGAAGCGATTATACTTTCTTGTTTTGATCCAGTTCGTAGAGAAATTGCACGTTTAGCCATGCATAAATTGGTTACAGACGGTAGAATTCACCCAGCTAGAATTGAAGAGGTTGTAAAAAAGACCGAAAAACAAATTACCCAAGAAATTATAGAAGTTGGTAAAAGAACCGTTATAGATTTAGGAATTCATGGATTGCATCCAGAATTAATAAAAACGGTTGGACGGATGAAATATCGTTCTTCTTATGGACAAAATTTATTGCAGCACTCTAGAGAAGTCTCTAATCTTTGTGGTATTATGGCTTCCGAAATGGGTTTAAACGCAAAATTAGCCAAAAGAGCAGGTTTATTGCATGATATTGGTAAAGTACCCGATGCAGAAAGCGAATTACCACACGCACTTTTAGGAATGCAGTGGGCCGAAAAATACGGCGAAAAAGAAGAGGTTTGTAATGCGATTGGAGCGCACCACGACGAAATTGAGATGAAAAGTTTATTATCACCAATTGTACAAGTCTGTGATGCCATTTCAGGAGCAAGACCAGGAGCAAGACGCCAAGTATTAGATTCTTATATTCAGCGTTTAAAAGATTTAGAAGAAATTGCTTTTGGTTTTACGGGGGTTCAAAAAGCCTACGCTATTCAAGCCGGACGTGAATTACGTGTTATGGTAGAAAGTGGAAAAGTAAACGATACCAAAGCTGCTGAATTATCTTTTAGTATCTCTCAAAAAATACAAAATGATATGACGTATCCTGGTCAAGTTAAAGTAACTGTAATTAGAGAAACTAGAGCCGTGAATGTTGCTAAATAA
- a CDS encoding cell division protein ZapA produces the protein MSNKLKINIIIAGRSYPLSVNNTREEQGMRKAAIAINKLIAMYEQNYAVSDKQDVLAMSALQFASKLEILSLDKTDTTQEEIQKLNDLTKLVSAHLE, from the coding sequence GTGAGTAATAAACTAAAGATTAATATAATAATTGCCGGTAGAAGCTATCCTTTAAGTGTAAATAACACACGGGAGGAGCAAGGTATGCGCAAAGCGGCTATTGCTATTAACAAATTAATTGCGATGTACGAGCAAAATTATGCAGTAAGCGATAAACAAGATGTTTTAGCAATGTCTGCATTACAATTTGCTTCTAAATTAGAAATATTATCTTTGGATAAAACCGATACAACACAAGAAGAAATTCAAAAATTAAATGATCTTACAAAATTAGTAAGCGCTCATTTAGAATAA
- a CDS encoding M23 family metallopeptidase: MKPIFLLLFLSLHFVLFAQEKYPENYFRTPLDIPILLSGSFGELRNNHFHSGVDIKTQGKEGLNVFATADGYVSRIKVQQFGYGKAIYITHPNGYTTVYGHLSKFSEPIEKYVKSIQYKKENYETGNLYFKDKKFPIKKGEIIALSGDTGGSGAPHLHYEIRNTASENIINPLLFGLEVKDIKSPTFQSLKVYSLSADARVNQQKKSFQIPIKNTGEGTYIADRITASGVIGFGVSVFDRFNGAPNKNGIYSLEMLVNGKRFYYHDVETFSFSESKYLNLHIDYEHYKKYKRRYQKTHKVTANKLSTYKNLINSGKINIKKGFNYTIEIIAKDFAGNLSAIKIPVAGKESNTIFTQQEDTTNYKIAAKKFNKFTKDNVTIAFPKNTFYKDVFLDFKVDKKIAKIHSPTIPLNKSFTLTFNVAEYSEAEREQLYIASLEYPTYPIYKYTRKRDSTFYTTTKTLGNYTLLSDDEKPTIQLLSFKDEQWLTNAKTINVKISDKDSGIKDYRATIDGEWILMEYNHKKGILTYNFNDKTLVGSKHIFNLVVSDNVGNTNTLSAAFFKK, from the coding sequence TTGAAACCTATCTTCCTACTGTTATTTCTATCCTTGCACTTTGTATTATTTGCCCAAGAAAAATATCCTGAAAACTATTTTAGAACGCCATTAGATATTCCGATTCTATTATCGGGTTCTTTTGGGGAATTACGCAACAATCATTTTCATTCAGGTGTAGATATAAAAACGCAAGGTAAGGAAGGTCTCAATGTTTTTGCAACTGCAGACGGCTATGTTTCTAGAATAAAAGTGCAACAATTTGGTTACGGAAAAGCCATTTATATTACACACCCAAATGGGTATACTACTGTATATGGTCATTTAAGTAAGTTTAGTGAACCTATTGAAAAATATGTAAAATCCATACAATACAAAAAAGAAAATTATGAAACTGGAAATTTGTATTTTAAAGACAAAAAATTCCCAATAAAAAAAGGCGAAATTATTGCGCTTTCTGGAGATACAGGCGGTTCTGGAGCACCACACTTGCATTATGAAATTAGAAATACGGCTTCAGAAAATATTATCAATCCCTTATTATTTGGATTGGAAGTTAAAGACATCAAATCTCCAACCTTTCAATCTTTAAAAGTGTATTCCTTAAGTGCTGATGCGAGAGTAAATCAACAAAAAAAGAGTTTTCAAATTCCGATAAAAAACACAGGAGAAGGAACCTATATAGCAGATAGAATTACAGCTAGTGGTGTGATCGGTTTTGGAGTGAGCGTTTTTGATCGATTTAATGGTGCTCCTAATAAAAACGGAATTTATAGTTTAGAAATGCTTGTAAACGGCAAACGTTTTTATTACCATGATGTAGAAACTTTTTCGTTTTCTGAAAGTAAATATCTTAATTTGCACATCGACTATGAGCATTATAAGAAATATAAAAGACGTTATCAAAAAACACATAAAGTAACGGCAAACAAACTTTCTACCTACAAAAATTTGATTAACAGTGGTAAAATTAACATTAAAAAAGGGTTCAACTACACCATAGAAATTATTGCAAAAGACTTTGCGGGCAATTTAAGTGCTATAAAAATACCTGTTGCGGGAAAAGAGAGTAATACTATTTTTACCCAACAAGAAGACACCACAAACTATAAAATAGCGGCAAAAAAATTCAATAAATTCACAAAAGACAACGTTACTATTGCTTTTCCTAAAAACACCTTTTATAAAGATGTGTTTTTAGATTTTAAGGTTGATAAAAAAATTGCCAAAATACACTCGCCAACCATTCCTTTAAACAAAAGTTTTACCCTAACTTTTAATGTTGCTGAGTATTCTGAAGCAGAAAGAGAACAATTATATATTGCAAGTTTAGAATATCCAACATACCCAATATATAAGTATACCAGAAAAAGAGACAGCACTTTTTACACCACCACAAAAACGTTAGGAAACTACACCTTGCTATCTGATGATGAAAAACCTACTATCCAGTTGTTGTCATTTAAAGATGAGCAATGGCTTACGAATGCGAAAACTATCAACGTAAAAATTAGTGATAAAGATTCTGGAATCAAAGATTACAGAGCCACGATTGATGGTGAATGGATTTTAATGGAATACAATCATAAAAAAGGAATTTTAACGTATAATTTTAATGATAAAACATTGGTTGGTAGCAAACATATCTTTAATCTTGTAGTTTCAGACAATGTTGGGAATACGAATACACTTTCTGCAGCGTTCTTTAAGAAATAA